One window of the Nicotiana tabacum cultivar K326 chromosome 4, ASM71507v2, whole genome shotgun sequence genome contains the following:
- the LOC107772738 gene encoding cytochrome P450 71A3-like isoform X2: MDLPFYTLIISLLVFIFFLHQRFFTTSNTQNKLPPSPRKLPIIGNLHQLGSHPHRSLHKLSEKHGPVMLLHFGSKPVVVASCAAAARNIMKTHDLVWSSRPKSSIADRLFYGSKDIAFSPYGEYWRQVRSVTVLHLLSNKRVRSFRYVREEEISNMIENIKQECEYSSSVIDLRDLFCSLTNNIISRVALGRKYNEGESGINAKATLDGFVNLLGTFNVGEYIPWLEWLNKISGLDTEVEKTAKELDTFLESVIEEHIRKGEYRSGEAKDFVDVLLEIQNADETGYPLQRDSLKAILLDTFAAGTDTTYTTLEWIMTELLTHPSAMEKLQNEVRQLAQGKSEITEDDLGNMQYLKAVIKETLRLHPPVPLLIPRESLEDVKLLGYHIPAKTQVIVNAWAIGRDPLSWENPEKYRPERFFLSSDIDVKGLNFELIPFGAGRRGCPGIAFGIIVNELALARLVHKFNFALPQGIKGN; encoded by the exons ATGGATCTCCCCTTTTACACTCTTATAATTTCTCTGCTTGTTTTCATTTTCTTCCTCCATCAACGGTTCTTTACTACTTCAAACACCCAAAATAAGTTACCACCATCTCCAAGAAAGCTTCCAATAATAGGAAATTTGCACCAACTTGGGTCACATCCTCATCGTTCTCTCCATAAACTATCAGAAAAACATGGTCCAGTAATGCTACTTCACTTTGGCAGTAAGCCAGTGGTCGTTGCTTCctgtgctgctgctgctcgtaaTATCATGAAAACCCATGATCTCGTCTGGTCAAGCAGACCTAAATCCAGCATTGCTGATAGACTATTTTATGGCTCCAAAGATATAGCCTTCAGTCCTTATGGTGAATATTGGAGGCAAGTAAGAAGTGTTACTGTGCTTCATCTTCTTAGCAACAAAAGAGTCCGATCTTTTCGTTATGTCAGAGAAGAAGAAATATCGAAcatgattgaaaatatcaaacaagagTGTGAATATTCGAGTTCGGTGATAGATTTGAGAGATCTTTTCTGTTCTCTGACTAATAACATTATTAGCAGAGTGGCCTTAGGGAGGAAATATAATGAAGGGGAAAGTGGAATAAATGCTAAAGCCACCTTAGATGGATTTGTGAACCTTTTAGGTACATTCAACGTTGGGGAATATATTCCATGGCTTGAATGGCTCAATAAAATTAGTGGTCTTGACACTGAAGTGGAGAAAACAGCAAAAGAGTTGGACACATTTTTGGAGAGTGTGATTGAAGAACATATCAGAAAAGGAGAATACCGCTCGGGGGAAGCTAAAGACTTCGTGGACGTTTTGTTGGAAATTCAGAATGCAGATGAAACAGGCTATCCTCTTCAAAGGGATTCATTGAAAGCTATTCTCTTG GATACATTTGCTGCTGGTACGGATACAACTTATACAACTCTGGAGTGGATAATGACAGAGCTTTTGACGCATCCGAGTGCCATGGAAAAATTACAGAATGAAGTGCGACAATTAGCCCAAGGGAAATCAGAGATAACAGAGGACGACTTAGGAAATATGCAGTATCTGAAAGCAGTGATCAAAGAAACTCTCAGACTTCATCCACCGGTTCCACTGCTAATCCCTCGAGAATCATTGGAAGACGTAAAATTACTAGGCTATCATATCCCTGCTAAAACTCAAGTCATTGTTAATGCTTGGGCAATCGGAAGAGACCCATTGTCGTGGGAAAATCCAGAGAAGTACCGGCCAGAGAGATTTTTTTTAAGTAGTGATATTGATGTCAAAGGACTAAACTTTGAGTTGATTCCCTTTGGTGCAGGCAGGAGGGGCTGTCCAGGAATTGCTTTTGGTATTATTGTAAATGAGCTAGCATTAGCAAGGCTTGTGCACAAGTTCAATTTTGCATTACCACAAGGGATAAAAG
- the LOC107772738 gene encoding cytochrome P450 71A3-like isoform X1 has protein sequence MDLPFYTLIISLLVFIFFLHQRFFTTSNTQNKLPPSPRKLPIIGNLHQLGSHPHRSLHKLSEKHGPVMLLHFGSKPVVVASCAAAARNIMKTHDLVWSSRPKSSIADRLFYGSKDIAFSPYGEYWRQVRSVTVLHLLSNKRVRSFRYVREEEISNMIENIKQECEYSSSVIDLRDLFCSLTNNIISRVALGRKYNEGESGINAKATLDGFVNLLGTFNVGEYIPWLEWLNKISGLDTEVEKTAKELDTFLESVIEEHIRKGEYRSGEAKDFVDVLLEIQNADETGYPLQRDSLKAILLDTFAAGTDTTYTTLEWIMTELLTHPSAMEKLQNEVRQLAQGKSEITEDDLGNMQYLKAVIKETLRLHPPVPLLIPRESLEDVKLLGYHIPAKTQVIVNAWAIGRDPLSWENPEKYRPERFFLSSDIDVKGLNFELIPFGAGRRGCPGIAFGIIVNELALARLVHKFNFALPQGIKGGDLDMTEGTGITVRRKSPLLAVATPYSRN, from the exons ATGGATCTCCCCTTTTACACTCTTATAATTTCTCTGCTTGTTTTCATTTTCTTCCTCCATCAACGGTTCTTTACTACTTCAAACACCCAAAATAAGTTACCACCATCTCCAAGAAAGCTTCCAATAATAGGAAATTTGCACCAACTTGGGTCACATCCTCATCGTTCTCTCCATAAACTATCAGAAAAACATGGTCCAGTAATGCTACTTCACTTTGGCAGTAAGCCAGTGGTCGTTGCTTCctgtgctgctgctgctcgtaaTATCATGAAAACCCATGATCTCGTCTGGTCAAGCAGACCTAAATCCAGCATTGCTGATAGACTATTTTATGGCTCCAAAGATATAGCCTTCAGTCCTTATGGTGAATATTGGAGGCAAGTAAGAAGTGTTACTGTGCTTCATCTTCTTAGCAACAAAAGAGTCCGATCTTTTCGTTATGTCAGAGAAGAAGAAATATCGAAcatgattgaaaatatcaaacaagagTGTGAATATTCGAGTTCGGTGATAGATTTGAGAGATCTTTTCTGTTCTCTGACTAATAACATTATTAGCAGAGTGGCCTTAGGGAGGAAATATAATGAAGGGGAAAGTGGAATAAATGCTAAAGCCACCTTAGATGGATTTGTGAACCTTTTAGGTACATTCAACGTTGGGGAATATATTCCATGGCTTGAATGGCTCAATAAAATTAGTGGTCTTGACACTGAAGTGGAGAAAACAGCAAAAGAGTTGGACACATTTTTGGAGAGTGTGATTGAAGAACATATCAGAAAAGGAGAATACCGCTCGGGGGAAGCTAAAGACTTCGTGGACGTTTTGTTGGAAATTCAGAATGCAGATGAAACAGGCTATCCTCTTCAAAGGGATTCATTGAAAGCTATTCTCTTG GATACATTTGCTGCTGGTACGGATACAACTTATACAACTCTGGAGTGGATAATGACAGAGCTTTTGACGCATCCGAGTGCCATGGAAAAATTACAGAATGAAGTGCGACAATTAGCCCAAGGGAAATCAGAGATAACAGAGGACGACTTAGGAAATATGCAGTATCTGAAAGCAGTGATCAAAGAAACTCTCAGACTTCATCCACCGGTTCCACTGCTAATCCCTCGAGAATCATTGGAAGACGTAAAATTACTAGGCTATCATATCCCTGCTAAAACTCAAGTCATTGTTAATGCTTGGGCAATCGGAAGAGACCCATTGTCGTGGGAAAATCCAGAGAAGTACCGGCCAGAGAGATTTTTTTTAAGTAGTGATATTGATGTCAAAGGACTAAACTTTGAGTTGATTCCCTTTGGTGCAGGCAGGAGGGGCTGTCCAGGAATTGCTTTTGGTATTATTGTAAATGAGCTAGCATTAGCAAGGCTTGTGCACAAGTTCAATTTTGCATTACCACAAGGGATAAAAGGTGGGGATTTGGATATGACTGAAGGCACTGGCATCACTGTTCGTAGGAAATCACCTTTGCTAGCAGTGGCCACTCCTTACTCTA
- the LOC107772738 gene encoding cytochrome P450 71A3-like isoform X3, whose protein sequence is MDLPFYTLIISLLVFIFFLHQRFFTTSNTQNKLPPSPRKLPIIGNLHQLGSHPHRSLHKLSEKHGPVMLLHFGSKPVVVASCAAAARNIMKTHDLVWSSRPKSSIADRLFYGSKDIAFSPYGEYWRQVRSVTVLHLLSNKRVRSFRYVREEEISNMIENIKQECEYSSSVIDLRDLFCSLTNNIISRVALGRKYNEGESGINAKATLDGFVNLLGTFNVGEYIPWLEWLNKISGLDTEVEKTAKELDTFLESVIEEHIRKGEYRSGEAKDFVDVLLEIQNADETGYPLQRDSLKAILLDTFAAGTDTTYTTLEWIMTELLTHPSAMEKLQNEVRQLAQGKSEITEDDLGNMQYLKAVIKETLRLHPPVPLLIPRESLEDVKLLGYHIPAKTQVIVNAWAIGRDPLSWENPEKQEGLSRNCFWYYCK, encoded by the exons ATGGATCTCCCCTTTTACACTCTTATAATTTCTCTGCTTGTTTTCATTTTCTTCCTCCATCAACGGTTCTTTACTACTTCAAACACCCAAAATAAGTTACCACCATCTCCAAGAAAGCTTCCAATAATAGGAAATTTGCACCAACTTGGGTCACATCCTCATCGTTCTCTCCATAAACTATCAGAAAAACATGGTCCAGTAATGCTACTTCACTTTGGCAGTAAGCCAGTGGTCGTTGCTTCctgtgctgctgctgctcgtaaTATCATGAAAACCCATGATCTCGTCTGGTCAAGCAGACCTAAATCCAGCATTGCTGATAGACTATTTTATGGCTCCAAAGATATAGCCTTCAGTCCTTATGGTGAATATTGGAGGCAAGTAAGAAGTGTTACTGTGCTTCATCTTCTTAGCAACAAAAGAGTCCGATCTTTTCGTTATGTCAGAGAAGAAGAAATATCGAAcatgattgaaaatatcaaacaagagTGTGAATATTCGAGTTCGGTGATAGATTTGAGAGATCTTTTCTGTTCTCTGACTAATAACATTATTAGCAGAGTGGCCTTAGGGAGGAAATATAATGAAGGGGAAAGTGGAATAAATGCTAAAGCCACCTTAGATGGATTTGTGAACCTTTTAGGTACATTCAACGTTGGGGAATATATTCCATGGCTTGAATGGCTCAATAAAATTAGTGGTCTTGACACTGAAGTGGAGAAAACAGCAAAAGAGTTGGACACATTTTTGGAGAGTGTGATTGAAGAACATATCAGAAAAGGAGAATACCGCTCGGGGGAAGCTAAAGACTTCGTGGACGTTTTGTTGGAAATTCAGAATGCAGATGAAACAGGCTATCCTCTTCAAAGGGATTCATTGAAAGCTATTCTCTTG GATACATTTGCTGCTGGTACGGATACAACTTATACAACTCTGGAGTGGATAATGACAGAGCTTTTGACGCATCCGAGTGCCATGGAAAAATTACAGAATGAAGTGCGACAATTAGCCCAAGGGAAATCAGAGATAACAGAGGACGACTTAGGAAATATGCAGTATCTGAAAGCAGTGATCAAAGAAACTCTCAGACTTCATCCACCGGTTCCACTGCTAATCCCTCGAGAATCATTGGAAGACGTAAAATTACTAGGCTATCATATCCCTGCTAAAACTCAAGTCATTGTTAATGCTTGGGCAATCGGAAGAGACCCATTGTCGTGGGAAAATCCAGAGAA GCAGGAGGGGCTGTCCAGGAATTGCTTTTGGTATTATTGTAAATGA